The following proteins are co-located in the Pseudoalteromonas ulvae UL12 genome:
- a CDS encoding cysteine desulfurase family protein — translation MIYLDTAASYPLLPEVKSTLYRAFEQEFANSASSHLLGELINKKIDDVREKLADSIGAYSSEIIFTSGATESNNIAFKSMLLGGEISPEKKHIITTEIEHKCIFSICEYMKNQGYEITLIKPQKNGLICPNDIKKEIRPDTALVSVMHVNNELGTINPIGEIGDICVEKGVLFHSDAAQSYRKTEIDVDDMNVDIMSFSAHKIGGPKGIGAVYIRDLRHKMLLPVIHGAGQEQGIRGGTVAAPLIVGFGTAIEYFPKYYKNFEEMDYKGLLLKKLECERINFQVNGTEKVLPHCISLSLPEINVSVLLRENEQTICLAQGSACSSKEIEASHVLTSLGLTREQAQSTFRISFPLDLTNENIDTIVTAIKKAAY, via the coding sequence ATGATATATCTTGATACCGCAGCATCTTACCCTCTATTACCTGAAGTTAAATCAACACTTTATAGAGCATTCGAACAAGAGTTTGCAAACTCCGCTTCTAGTCATTTATTAGGTGAGCTAATTAACAAAAAAATCGACGACGTAAGAGAAAAGTTAGCTGATTCAATAGGTGCATACTCTAGTGAAATCATTTTTACGAGCGGCGCGACAGAATCAAACAATATTGCATTTAAAAGTATGTTGTTGGGAGGCGAGATTTCACCTGAAAAAAAACACATCATCACAACAGAAATTGAGCACAAATGTATATTCTCGATTTGTGAATATATGAAAAATCAAGGTTATGAAATAACACTTATCAAGCCACAAAAGAATGGACTAATCTGCCCTAACGATATCAAAAAAGAAATTAGGCCTGATACGGCATTAGTATCCGTAATGCATGTAAATAATGAACTAGGCACTATTAACCCAATTGGAGAAATTGGTGATATTTGTGTAGAAAAAGGAGTTTTATTCCACAGCGATGCAGCACAAAGTTATAGAAAAACTGAAATTGATGTTGATGATATGAATGTCGATATTATGTCCTTTTCAGCTCATAAAATAGGTGGACCTAAAGGGATCGGTGCAGTTTATATTAGAGACCTTAGGCATAAAATGCTCTTACCCGTTATTCACGGAGCAGGGCAAGAGCAAGGAATCAGGGGAGGCACTGTAGCGGCACCTTTAATAGTGGGATTTGGCACTGCAATTGAATATTTTCCGAAGTATTATAAGAACTTTGAAGAGATGGACTACAAAGGACTATTGTTGAAAAAGTTAGAGTGTGAGCGTATTAACTTTCAAGTGAATGGAACCGAAAAGGTTTTACCACATTGCATTTCCTTATCTTTACCTGAAATTAACGTGAGCGTTTTACTTAGAGAAAATGAGCAAACAATTTGCCTCGCACAAGGTTCTGCTTGTTCATCAAAAGAAATTGAAGCATCTCATGTCTTGACATCATTAGGTTTAACAAGAGAACAAGCACAAAGCACATTTAGAATTAGCTTTCCCTTGGACTTAACAAATGAAAATATAGATACAATAGTTACAGCAATAAAAAAAGCGGCATACTAG
- a CDS encoding M6 family metalloprotease domain-containing protein — protein sequence MKVKFTLCGVALVCANAFAAIPYNNTEYSFTQPNGEQITLTLNGNDYYAEQRSQDGRLVMFDDALGGMVYATLNQAGTDLASTGILVSDRASRQTHQQREQAATTTNQQGLSSEAKAALVQANMQTMLGLALQQDDSVAEQTDELTHSHTFEQTSDASAQISGNVKGLTIIIDFPDERGTISQQQVERFLNDTNYNEFGNAQSVRGYFQSVSGNKLDYTNTVTRYYTAKKNKAYYADSSLSSTVRSQELITEALNWLEFQEGFNFASLTTNSSGGIRGLNILYAGNSDSAWSKGLWPHMARLSPRFCADGVCTDRYQVTDMRSSLAIGTFIHESGHLITNWPDLYDYDGSSEGSVASFGVMGYGAIGTTNRFKPTPPVAHFRALAGWDTVTELNPAINRNAPTGTLSHTSDSNTAYKWTNPANANEAFYIEAIHQSGQSSEQPDQGLAIWHVDSQGSNSNEWKPYIQMEHADGNRDPEYKRNRGDATDLFAYAGEFSSTLPNAQTSRGTNALWWNGQDSGLSISNISAPGKTVSFTIGSDVIEPPAGETYNGSLQDKQQAIEPNGTWFQYAGGAMSLTLTGPSNADFDLKIERWQGGAWQQVAVSETPTSTEQINYSASSGYYRFIVYSYSGAGNYTLTVTK from the coding sequence ATGAAGGTAAAATTCACACTCTGTGGGGTGGCATTAGTTTGTGCCAATGCATTTGCGGCCATTCCATATAACAACACTGAATACTCATTCACACAACCCAATGGTGAACAGATCACCTTAACGCTCAATGGTAACGATTATTATGCAGAGCAGCGAAGTCAAGACGGGCGCTTGGTGATGTTTGATGATGCACTAGGAGGCATGGTTTACGCGACGTTAAATCAAGCAGGAACAGATTTAGCATCAACCGGTATATTGGTTAGCGATCGCGCCAGTAGACAGACTCATCAACAGCGCGAACAAGCAGCAACTACAACCAATCAGCAGGGCCTCAGTAGCGAAGCAAAAGCCGCGTTGGTACAAGCCAATATGCAAACAATGCTCGGATTAGCCTTGCAACAAGATGACTCAGTGGCAGAGCAAACAGACGAGCTCACACACAGTCACACTTTTGAGCAAACCTCAGATGCCAGCGCGCAAATTAGCGGCAATGTAAAAGGCTTGACCATCATTATTGATTTTCCTGATGAGCGCGGCACCATTAGCCAGCAGCAGGTCGAGCGATTTTTAAACGACACCAACTACAACGAGTTTGGTAATGCACAGTCTGTTCGGGGATATTTTCAAAGTGTATCGGGTAACAAGCTAGACTACACCAATACGGTCACCCGTTATTACACCGCAAAAAAGAACAAAGCTTATTATGCAGATTCGAGCTTAAGTTCAACGGTTCGCTCGCAAGAGCTTATCACCGAGGCGCTTAATTGGCTCGAATTCCAAGAAGGATTTAACTTTGCATCGCTGACAACCAATAGCTCAGGCGGGATCAGAGGGTTGAATATTCTTTATGCGGGCAATTCCGACAGTGCGTGGTCAAAAGGGTTATGGCCGCACATGGCCAGACTTAGCCCACGTTTTTGTGCTGACGGCGTGTGTACCGACCGTTACCAAGTGACCGACATGCGCAGTAGCCTAGCAATTGGCACGTTTATTCACGAATCTGGACATTTAATCACTAACTGGCCAGATTTATACGACTACGATGGCAGCTCTGAAGGCTCAGTCGCAAGCTTTGGCGTCATGGGTTACGGTGCCATTGGCACAACAAACCGCTTTAAACCAACACCACCAGTGGCACATTTTCGTGCATTGGCAGGCTGGGATACGGTCACTGAGCTTAACCCTGCGATTAATCGCAATGCGCCAACTGGCACACTGAGCCATACATCTGACAGCAACACCGCCTATAAATGGACGAATCCTGCCAATGCAAACGAAGCGTTTTACATTGAAGCGATCCATCAGTCAGGGCAAAGTTCAGAGCAACCGGATCAAGGTTTGGCTATTTGGCATGTAGACAGCCAAGGCAGCAACTCAAATGAATGGAAACCATACATTCAAATGGAACACGCAGATGGCAACCGCGATCCGGAATACAAACGAAACCGCGGCGATGCCACTGATTTGTTTGCGTATGCAGGGGAGTTTTCGAGCACCTTGCCCAATGCGCAAACATCACGTGGAACCAACGCCCTGTGGTGGAATGGCCAAGATTCAGGCCTGAGCATCAGCAATATTAGCGCGCCGGGCAAAACAGTAAGCTTTACTATAGGCAGTGACGTTATAGAACCACCTGCAGGTGAAACCTACAACGGCAGCTTGCAAGATAAACAACAAGCCATCGAACCAAATGGCACTTGGTTTCAATATGCTGGTGGCGCAATGAGCCTAACCCTCACAGGCCCAAGCAATGCCGATTTTGATTTGAAAATTGAACGCTGGCAGGGCGGAGCATGGCAACAAGTCGCCGTGTCCGAAACCCCGACATCCACAGAGCAAATAAACTACAGCGCAAGCTCAGGTTATTACCGCTTTATTGTGTATTCGTATTCAGGGGCAGGTAACTACACCTTAACCGTAACGAAATAA
- a CDS encoding transposase codes for MFKTANLRKGRLSQPWAYYAITINTENRTPFFTNLYINQILANCLQQMVRDKTINLIAFTIMPDHLHMIFQLGDKLT; via the coding sequence ATGTTTAAAACTGCGAATTTGCGTAAAGGACGACTCTCGCAACCTTGGGCGTATTATGCGATAACGATCAATACCGAAAACAGAACGCCATTTTTTACCAATTTATACATCAATCAGATCCTTGCAAATTGCTTACAACAAATGGTGCGGGATAAGACAATAAATCTCATTGCATTCACCATTATGCCAGATCATTTGCATATGATTTTTCAACTAGGTGATAAATTAACATGA
- a CDS encoding amidohydrolase: MKHGVIAVAMASLLLTACGEQAKTTTQTQSSTSLAEHADVIYYGGDILTMTTDAPSYVEAIATKGEKIIYVGDKHTALTYQQSDTQLVDLQGSTLMPGFIDSHSHVYGVGLQAMVANVLPPPDGQASSVEQLVQILISATSDAKYQPFIAKTNAILGFGYDDAELDRYPTKADLDKVSTTQPVIIIHTSGHLSVANSVALKMAGINANTENPKGGVIRKMPNSDEPNGVLEENAHFALLFALMKNFDVELQDMMLEQAQQLYAKYGYTTAQEGRATQEGYDAMDRASKAGSFVIDVVAYADMATSTDFMDSAYNSPTYTNQFRIGGVKLNFDGSPQGKTAWLTHPYHIAPEGQDEQYAGYATFDDQTAFNYVETAFKNNWQVLTHANGDAAIEQFIDAVEHATNKLGKADRRPVLIHGQTIRQDQVARLKDLGIFPSLFPMHTFYWGDWHVESVLGHPRADFISPTQAVLAQGLMFTSHHDAPVALPDSFRVLDATVNRTTRTKQVLGADQRVEPYTALKALTSWAAYQYFEQDNKGMLKPTMQADLIILSANPVKVPREEIKHIKVHQTISRGQVVYQASQ, from the coding sequence ATGAAACACGGTGTTATTGCAGTGGCGATGGCCAGCTTATTACTCACAGCCTGTGGTGAACAAGCAAAAACAACGACGCAAACGCAAAGTAGTACCTCTTTGGCTGAACACGCGGATGTTATTTATTATGGTGGTGATATTTTAACCATGACCACCGATGCGCCCAGTTATGTCGAAGCAATCGCAACAAAAGGCGAAAAAATCATTTATGTCGGTGATAAACACACCGCATTAACTTACCAACAAAGTGACACTCAGCTGGTGGATTTACAAGGCAGCACCCTAATGCCTGGTTTTATTGATAGCCACAGCCACGTTTACGGCGTTGGGCTGCAAGCTATGGTTGCCAATGTTTTGCCCCCGCCAGATGGCCAAGCCAGCAGTGTTGAGCAACTTGTTCAAATCCTAATTAGTGCAACAAGCGATGCAAAATATCAGCCTTTTATTGCGAAAACCAACGCCATTTTGGGTTTTGGTTATGATGATGCCGAGCTTGATCGTTACCCAACAAAAGCCGATCTCGATAAAGTCAGCACTACCCAGCCTGTGATTATCATTCATACTTCTGGTCATTTAAGTGTGGCCAACTCGGTCGCACTGAAAATGGCGGGGATCAACGCCAACACAGAAAATCCAAAAGGAGGCGTGATCAGAAAAATGCCCAATAGCGATGAGCCCAATGGCGTACTTGAAGAAAATGCGCATTTTGCCTTGTTATTTGCCCTAATGAAAAATTTTGATGTTGAACTACAAGATATGATGCTTGAACAAGCGCAGCAATTATATGCCAAATATGGTTACACCACGGCGCAAGAGGGACGCGCAACACAAGAAGGATATGATGCTATGGATAGAGCATCTAAAGCGGGTTCTTTTGTGATTGATGTGGTTGCCTATGCTGATATGGCCACAAGCACTGATTTTATGGATTCTGCTTACAACAGCCCAACATACACTAATCAATTTCGCATTGGCGGTGTAAAACTCAACTTTGATGGCTCACCACAAGGTAAAACAGCGTGGCTGACCCATCCTTATCACATCGCCCCAGAAGGTCAGGACGAACAATATGCAGGTTATGCAACATTTGATGACCAAACAGCTTTTAATTATGTCGAAACCGCGTTTAAAAATAACTGGCAAGTACTCACCCATGCAAACGGGGATGCAGCGATTGAGCAATTTATTGATGCAGTTGAACACGCGACAAACAAACTTGGCAAAGCCGATAGGCGACCCGTGCTCATTCATGGTCAAACAATCCGTCAAGACCAAGTGGCGCGCCTAAAAGATTTAGGCATATTTCCGTCATTATTCCCGATGCACACCTTTTATTGGGGTGATTGGCATGTTGAGTCGGTACTTGGCCACCCACGAGCAGATTTTATTTCGCCAACACAAGCTGTATTAGCCCAAGGCTTGATGTTCACCAGTCATCACGATGCACCCGTAGCCCTACCTGATTCGTTTAGAGTGCTGGACGCGACGGTTAATCGTACTACTCGCACTAAGCAAGTACTGGGCGCTGACCAACGAGTCGAACCTTACACAGCGCTAAAGGCGCTAACTAGTTGGGCGGCATACCAATATTTTGAACAAGATAACAAAGGCATGCTTAAACCCACTATGCAGGCCGATTTAATTATTTTGTCAGCAAATCCTGTAAAAGTGCCGCGAGAAGAAATTAAACACATCAAAGTGCATCAAACAATCAGCAGAGGGCAGGTTGTTTATCAAGCTAGTCAATAA
- a CDS encoding phosphoadenosine phosphosulfate reductase family protein, producing the protein MAEKIKHVLGLSGGKDSSALALFVKETYPDLEVEYFFTDTGYELPETNEFIDQLEEKLGYIHRLNARSLNNIEGRGEKDFANLLKEHGNYLPSQRDRWCTVQMKLKPFEQWLDGFIKDGYKIKNYVGIRADEPERSGYMTIEKPIESVFPFREHGIVKSDIENILQRNGLEMPAYYQWRSRSGCTFCFYQRKIEWVKLLEKHPDLFEEAKTFEKGEGNTVVGEKFYWMGQGQPLETLEDPEVQMRIIENHEKQVARFKKKKRRNALLGDIEGYCEFNELDEIYDEAEGGGACVTCYK; encoded by the coding sequence ATGGCTGAAAAAATTAAACATGTTTTAGGTTTGTCGGGTGGTAAAGACAGTAGTGCTCTAGCATTATTTGTTAAAGAAACATATCCAGACTTGGAGGTGGAGTATTTTTTCACCGACACCGGTTACGAACTACCCGAAACAAATGAGTTTATTGATCAGCTCGAAGAAAAGCTTGGTTATATTCATCGTTTGAATGCTCGTTCTTTAAATAATATTGAAGGTCGTGGTGAAAAAGATTTCGCTAACCTATTAAAAGAACATGGTAATTATCTTCCATCTCAACGAGATCGTTGGTGCACTGTACAGATGAAACTTAAGCCTTTTGAACAGTGGCTTGATGGATTCATTAAAGATGGTTATAAAATCAAAAACTATGTTGGTATCCGTGCTGATGAACCCGAGCGTTCGGGGTATATGACAATTGAAAAGCCTATTGAGTCTGTTTTTCCTTTTCGTGAACACGGTATAGTAAAAAGTGATATAGAAAATATTTTACAAAGGAATGGCTTAGAAATGCCCGCTTACTATCAGTGGCGTTCACGTTCTGGTTGTACTTTTTGTTTCTATCAAAGAAAAATTGAATGGGTCAAATTACTGGAAAAACACCCTGATTTATTTGAGGAAGCAAAAACATTTGAGAAAGGTGAAGGTAATACTGTAGTTGGTGAAAAATTCTATTGGATGGGTCAAGGCCAACCTTTAGAAACTTTAGAAGATCCTGAAGTTCAAATGCGAATTATTGAAAATCACGAAAAACAGGTTGCACGTTTCAAGAAGAAAAAACGCCGCAACGCACTTTTAGGTGATATTGAAGGTTATTGTGAGTTTAATGAACTCGACGAAATCTACGATGAAGCTGAAGGTGGTGGTGCTTGCGTAACCTGCTACAAATAA
- a CDS encoding TonB-dependent receptor — MKNITFKKTHLATSLALLMGTSWIGVGHAEEATTDTQPEVEVIEVSGVRGSLIKSMDLKRETFGVMDAISAEEMGKFPDTNLAESLQRITGVSVSRNNGEGSQITVRGFGPSFNLITLNGRQMPGTGNSRSYNLENLSSEGVSTLEVYKTARAEMPTGGLGATVNIVTLKPLQKPGQHATVSAKGIYDTSNEQGSDITPELAAVYSNTFADDRFGISVSVSHQARDFQRQEANIQGWQANVALPDLDESLAIDPRAIDSEGNRIGNHFFPKDMNYSINDVQRERTNAQVTFQFEPIDGLVTTLDFTGSRAITGQETTGWGIWNEFGANINAYELDENGTAVFADIGGNDGSFTASKNTTEVEARSIGFNLDWEINSIWHVALDYHDSNNKTDNGADDGLGSAGQVILGSDQLVSKIYDYRTGEVPSALINWRNGTTVLSPGEIDSNFSQFIHSPGESDIQQLQLDARWYNEIIDIPLISVKFGASRTEQTMGGYTAWSGLRGGPGFNPSYPEIFPDGMFTLNNTKDLLDQFAGGGAALNPNYYYSFDFDEAVARQLAFLTESIMGPDYYSIDPYFDGIDSESYVEENTTAVYIQTEWEFDVADYTVQVNAGLRYEETDVTSTVRQRVEKQVNWESASEWIMQYEAGGKDNFLAQDGKHDVLLPMIDVKVDVTDDVVARASWGKTISRAPLGDLAGGRSLTGSPKPGSRIGGQGNTNLLPFESTNLDFTVEYYYGEGSYAAIGYFKKDVDNFIQTSITQTTIDGLYDIFNGPRYQQAISDIEGRGEQATSSAIFDQMLANGHANADGKIEPNSNDPLIVWNISQPTNTDTKSVDGIEMAVQHLFGESGFGVGVNATFVDGDVEFDVDSLVQQAPLTGLSDSANFQTFYEKDGLSVKLTYAWRDEYLIGVGQSQGSADAPPQFAKSYGQWDMSVNYDVNEQLTVFFEGVNINNETEQGFGRYEEQFLFARQYGPRYAIGARYTFN; from the coding sequence ATGAAAAATATAACATTTAAAAAGACGCATCTGGCTACGTCATTGGCGTTGCTAATGGGCACAAGTTGGATAGGTGTTGGCCACGCTGAAGAAGCAACAACCGATACACAACCAGAAGTTGAAGTCATTGAAGTCAGTGGCGTGCGCGGAAGTTTAATTAAATCGATGGATTTAAAACGCGAAACGTTTGGTGTCATGGACGCAATTTCAGCCGAAGAAATGGGTAAATTTCCAGATACAAACTTAGCTGAGTCATTGCAGCGGATCACCGGCGTGTCGGTGAGCCGTAATAATGGCGAAGGCAGTCAAATCACAGTGCGTGGTTTTGGTCCAAGCTTTAACTTGATCACGCTCAATGGCCGTCAAATGCCAGGGACAGGCAATTCACGTTCATATAACCTTGAAAACTTATCTTCTGAAGGGGTCAGTACGCTCGAAGTGTACAAAACAGCCCGCGCCGAAATGCCAACTGGGGGACTTGGAGCCACGGTCAATATTGTGACCTTAAAACCGCTGCAAAAACCGGGTCAGCATGCCACGGTGTCTGCAAAAGGGATTTACGATACCTCAAATGAGCAAGGCAGTGACATCACCCCAGAATTAGCGGCTGTTTATAGCAATACTTTTGCTGATGATCGCTTTGGTATCTCAGTTTCTGTGTCGCACCAAGCGCGTGATTTCCAACGTCAAGAAGCCAATATTCAAGGCTGGCAAGCCAATGTGGCGTTACCTGACTTAGACGAAAGCTTAGCGATTGACCCTCGAGCGATAGACAGTGAAGGCAACCGCATTGGCAATCATTTCTTCCCAAAAGATATGAATTACTCCATCAATGATGTACAACGCGAGCGCACCAATGCACAAGTCACCTTTCAATTTGAGCCGATTGATGGGCTAGTGACCACCTTAGACTTTACCGGCTCGCGTGCGATTACAGGCCAAGAAACTACTGGTTGGGGTATCTGGAATGAATTTGGTGCCAACATTAATGCCTACGAGCTTGATGAAAACGGCACGGCGGTTTTTGCTGATATCGGAGGCAATGACGGCTCATTTACCGCCAGTAAAAACACCACAGAAGTAGAAGCTCGCTCAATTGGTTTTAATCTAGATTGGGAGATTAACTCAATATGGCATGTGGCCCTTGATTATCATGACTCGAATAACAAAACCGACAATGGAGCGGATGACGGACTCGGTTCCGCAGGGCAAGTAATTTTAGGCTCTGATCAACTGGTGTCAAAAATCTACGACTACCGAACTGGCGAAGTTCCCAGTGCGTTAATTAATTGGCGAAATGGCACCACTGTTTTGAGCCCGGGAGAAATTGACTCGAATTTCAGTCAATTTATTCATAGCCCAGGTGAGTCAGATATCCAGCAGTTGCAGTTGGATGCGCGCTGGTATAACGAAATCATTGATATTCCGTTGATCTCGGTTAAATTTGGTGCATCGCGTACCGAACAAACCATGGGTGGATATACTGCTTGGAGTGGTTTACGGGGCGGCCCAGGTTTTAACCCGTCTTACCCAGAAATTTTCCCTGATGGCATGTTTACCCTCAATAATACTAAGGATTTGCTTGATCAATTTGCAGGGGGAGGCGCCGCGCTTAATCCAAACTATTACTACAGTTTTGATTTTGATGAAGCCGTTGCACGCCAACTCGCTTTTTTAACCGAAAGCATCATGGGCCCTGATTATTACTCAATCGACCCATATTTTGACGGCATTGATAGCGAAAGTTATGTCGAAGAAAATACCACCGCTGTATATATCCAAACAGAGTGGGAATTTGATGTCGCAGATTACACAGTGCAAGTGAATGCGGGTCTTCGCTATGAAGAAACCGACGTCACCAGTACCGTGCGCCAACGTGTTGAAAAACAAGTGAACTGGGAAAGTGCCTCAGAATGGATAATGCAATACGAAGCGGGTGGTAAAGACAATTTCTTAGCACAAGACGGTAAGCACGATGTCTTACTGCCAATGATTGATGTGAAAGTGGATGTCACTGATGACGTTGTCGCTCGTGCCTCTTGGGGGAAAACGATTTCGCGTGCGCCTTTAGGTGATTTAGCGGGTGGGCGAAGCTTAACGGGTAGCCCAAAACCAGGCTCTCGTATCGGCGGGCAAGGCAATACCAACTTGCTACCATTTGAATCAACTAACTTAGATTTCACTGTTGAATATTATTATGGTGAAGGCAGCTATGCCGCGATTGGTTACTTCAAAAAAGACGTCGATAACTTTATTCAAACATCAATTACGCAAACCACCATCGACGGACTCTATGACATTTTCAATGGGCCGCGGTATCAACAAGCAATTTCAGATATAGAAGGGCGAGGCGAGCAAGCCACCAGCTCGGCGATTTTTGATCAAATGTTGGCCAATGGCCATGCAAATGCAGACGGCAAGATAGAACCCAACTCAAATGATCCACTGATCGTGTGGAATATCAGCCAGCCAACCAATACCGATACGAAATCAGTGGATGGCATCGAAATGGCGGTTCAGCACTTATTTGGTGAGTCGGGTTTTGGGGTTGGTGTTAATGCCACTTTTGTTGATGGAGACGTCGAATTTGATGTCGACAGCCTTGTTCAGCAAGCACCGTTAACTGGGCTTAGCGACTCAGCGAACTTTCAAACCTTTTACGAAAAAGACGGTTTGTCGGTTAAGTTGACCTATGCATGGCGCGACGAATACCTGATTGGTGTCGGCCAATCTCAAGGGAGTGCAGATGCTCCCCCACAGTTTGCTAAAAGCTACGGTCAGTGGGATATGAGCGTAAATTATGATGTAAACGAACAACTGACAGTCTTTTTTGAAGGCGTGAATATTAATAACGAAACTGAGCAAGGATTTGGTCGCTATGAAGAGCAATTCTTATTTGCTCGTCAATACGGCCCTCGTTATGCAATAGGTGCGCGATACACCTTCAATTAA
- a CDS encoding DUF1842 domain-containing protein produces MGTVNVQLGGCPLTYHVRANSKHADPLAINELLLHVLVDISEQTLSGVGHLMGFGAHSTLNSSSFIYGDWCVSQELKATPILVVADGVFPQAVFSEQSCAERENLKLTLSLRDDWKTGFANIVYFEAGQWVEMNAANVTLSACGDVEQLNELCQQFPALKMIGH; encoded by the coding sequence ATGGGAACTGTTAATGTGCAATTGGGTGGGTGTCCTTTAACGTATCATGTGCGTGCTAATTCTAAGCACGCAGATCCATTGGCGATTAATGAGCTGTTGTTACATGTGTTGGTTGATATCTCCGAGCAGACGCTAAGCGGCGTTGGCCACCTTATGGGATTTGGTGCTCATTCTACTCTCAATTCGTCTTCGTTTATTTATGGTGATTGGTGTGTAAGCCAAGAGTTAAAAGCGACGCCTATTTTGGTGGTGGCCGATGGCGTGTTTCCTCAAGCTGTGTTTAGTGAACAAAGTTGTGCCGAGCGCGAAAACCTAAAGCTTACCTTGTCGCTGCGAGATGATTGGAAAACCGGTTTTGCCAATATTGTGTATTTTGAAGCAGGGCAATGGGTCGAGATGAATGCTGCCAATGTGACATTGTCGGCCTGTGGGGATGTTGAGCAGTTAAACGAGTTATGCCAACAGTTCCCTGCCCTTAAAATGATTGGCCATTAG
- a CDS encoding substrate-binding periplasmic protein has product MFRLKTPILISLFLLSFSSKSNTYTVLSYDGANPPYSYFQQGQIKGIFPDIFTRISELTGHEFKFIPVAVGRGQQMFDRGLIDIEPGINPIWRQTTQVRGIYSQEYMFSREVVLSRTAETITQPEQLYGKIIGAVRGYRYGEFERHFASNRIVKVDNLSESLLLAQLHHGFIDYVLIGDVTAYYFIKQNPQYRDFHLIYQVSKLPVSMRMQPKLKTLHKDINLALETMIQNDEFTTIYNRYIYSPKSEPTIAN; this is encoded by the coding sequence TTGTTCCGTTTGAAGACCCCAATACTTATTTCCCTATTTTTATTGAGTTTTTCTTCAAAAAGCAACACGTACACTGTGCTCAGTTATGATGGCGCAAATCCTCCTTACAGCTATTTTCAGCAGGGTCAAATTAAAGGTATTTTTCCAGATATATTTACCCGCATCAGTGAGCTTACTGGTCATGAGTTTAAATTTATTCCCGTTGCTGTTGGCCGTGGTCAACAAATGTTTGACCGAGGTTTAATTGACATTGAGCCTGGGATCAATCCTATTTGGCGGCAAACTACTCAGGTCCGAGGAATATACAGTCAGGAATATATGTTTTCGCGCGAAGTGGTTTTATCTCGCACCGCTGAAACAATCACTCAACCCGAGCAGTTATATGGCAAAATTATTGGTGCAGTGAGGGGGTATAGATACGGAGAATTCGAACGCCATTTTGCTTCCAACCGAATCGTGAAAGTCGACAATTTATCGGAATCGCTATTGTTAGCACAGCTTCATCATGGTTTTATCGATTATGTATTAATTGGTGATGTGACCGCTTATTATTTTATTAAGCAAAACCCCCAGTATCGTGATTTTCATCTTATTTACCAAGTCAGCAAGTTACCTGTCTCTATGCGAATGCAACCTAAATTAAAAACGCTGCATAAAGATATCAACCTCGCCCTTGAAACCATGATTCAAAACGATGAATTTACGACTATTTATAATCGATATATTTACTCGCCAAAATCTGAACCCACCATTGCAAATTAA